Within Microterricola gilva, the genomic segment CACCAGGATGACGTCGATCCCGACGAGCTTGTGCCTGTCGCGAATGGTCTGAGAGGCCACATCGCCGATGTGCGCCACGAACTTCAGCTTCAGGTTGCCCGCCTCCTTGCATCCGGCGCACGGGCAGAGGTTCGTCGCGACATTCTGCCGCTCCAGGTGGAAGGCCCGATGCATGGCGACCGCGATCTGCAGGATCCCCGTGACCGTGGTGTCTGCTTCACGCCCATCGGCCTGCCGCGAGAGGAAGGCCGCGTCACCCTCGATCTCGATGAGCTCGTATCCCGGCGCGGCGTCGATCATCTTGTCGAGCATCCGCGCGGTGTTCACCTCGGCGTGCGCGAGGCTCATCCGGTGGGAACTCATGTAGTCGGTGTACCCACCGATGTCCGCAATCAACAGGACAGCTCGCCCAGATTCCATGGCCCAAGGATGTCACCAGAGGAGCACGCACTCAACCGCTTGCGCTAACCGGGTGCCGCAGGCGGTTCTCCGCTCGGATCCTTCGGCTCATACCGGCTCAGCATGTCGTCGACGACGACGCTCGCCTGTCTGGCGCTCGGCGTGTAGCCGAGCACGACCGGGAGGAAACGGTCGGAGTCCAGGGACTGCAGGCGGAGCTCGCTCCTGGCCAAGACCGTGGCCGTTCGCCTGCTGCTGCGGAGCAGGGCGATCTCGCCGAAACCTTCACCAGGGCCGAGCGTCGCCACGTACTGCCCGTCACCGATCACCTCGGCCTCTCCGGATTCGATCAGGTAATAGCGATCACCCACGTCCCCCTGCCGAAACACCACGGCGCCCGCGGCCACCGTCACAGGCACCAGGCCGCGGGAGAGCTGCTCGACGGCCGGCAGCGGCAGAGTGGCGAACATGGGCACCCGTTGGAGCAGTGCCGCCTCCTCGTCCAGGACACCGACAGCGCGGTCGAGAGCGCGCAACCGCCGCCACGCGGCGGCGGCGAGCACCGGGCACAGCAGCCCGATCACCACCAGCGTGATCTGAATGCCGAGCCACCCCACCATCACGGAGGCAACGACGGCGCCGATGCCGATGAACACCGTGACCAGGCTCTCCAGCACCCCGA encodes:
- a CDS encoding DUF2652 domain-containing protein; translated protein: MESGRAVLLIADIGGYTDYMSSHRMSLAHAEVNTARMLDKMIDAAPGYELIEIEGDAAFLSRQADGREADTTVTGILQIAVAMHRAFHLERQNVATNLCPCAGCKEAGNLKLKFVAHIGDVASQTIRDRHKLVGIDVILVHRLLKNSVMIPEYVLLSEELYDTGTAALPGPVEQISDELEGIGTVRAYYLDVGDLDGSLPPLPAPNWSGRLGRTFAAAGLGLPYMMGLRRPRAARDVAAR